The Pan troglodytes isolate AG18354 chromosome 7, NHGRI_mPanTro3-v2.0_pri, whole genome shotgun sequence genome has a window encoding:
- the NAT2 gene encoding arylamine N-acetyltransferase 2, whose product MDIEAYFERIGYKNSRNKLDLETLTDILEHQIRAVPFENLNMHCGQAMELGLEAIFDHIVRRNRGGWCLQVNQLLYWALTTIGFQTTMLGGYFYIPPANKYSTGMVHLLLQVTIEGRNYIVDAGSGSSSQMWQPLELISGKDQPQVPSIFRLTEERGIWYLDQIRREQYIPNKEFLNSHLLPKKKHQKIYFFTLEPRTVEDFESMNTYLQTSPTSSFITTSLCSLQTPEGVYCLVGFILTYRKFNYKDNTDLVEFKTLTEEEVEEVLKNIFKISLGRKLVPKPGDGSLTI is encoded by the coding sequence ATGGACATTGAAGCATATTTTGAAAGAATTGGCTATAAGAACTCTAGGAACAAATTGGACTTGGAAACATTAACTGACATTCTTGAGCACCAGATCCGGGCTGTTCCCTTTGAGAACCTTAACATGCATTGTGGGCAAGCCATGGAGTTGGGCTTAGAGGCTATTTTTGATCACATTGTAAGAAGAAACCGGGGTGGGTGGTGTCTCCAGGTCAATCAACTTCTGTACTGGGCTCTGACCACAATCGGTTTTCAGACCACAATGTTAGGAGGGTATTTTTACATCCCTCCAGCTAACAAATACAGCACTGGCATGGTTCACCTTCTCCTGCAGGTGACCATTGAAGGCAGGAATTACATTGTCGATGCTGGGTCTGGAAGCTCCTCCCAGATGTGGCAGCCTCTAGAGTTAATTTCTGGGAAGGATCAGCCTCAGGTGCCTTCCATTTTCCGCTTGACAGAAGAGAGAGGAATCTGGTACCTGGACCAAATCAGGAGAGAGCAGTATATTCCAAACAAAGAATTTCTTAATTCTCATCTCCTGCCAAAGAAGAAACACCAAAAAATATACTTCTTTACGCTTGAACCTCGAACGGTTGAAGATTTTGAGTCTATGAATACATACCTGCAGACGTCTCCAACATCTTCATTTATAACCACATCACTTTGTTCCTTGCAGACCCCAGAAGGGGTTTACTGTTTGGTGGGCTTCATCCTCACCTATAGAAAATTCAATTATAAAGACAATACAGATCTGGTCGAGTTTAAAACTCTGACTGAGGAAGAGGTTGAAGAAGtgctgaaaaatatatttaagatttcCTTGGGGAGAAAGCTCGTGCCCAAACCTGGTGATGGATCCCTTACTATTTAG